Sequence from the Oncorhynchus kisutch isolate 150728-3 linkage group LG12, Okis_V2, whole genome shotgun sequence genome:
ACATCAGTGCAGGGAAGGACCCCCTGGAGGGCCAGAGACACTGCTGTGGCATTGCTCAGATCCACTCACACCACTCCCTGGGCCACTGTGACCTCGACAAGCTCCAGGCCAACCCTCAGCCCCTGGTCTTCACCCTGGAGCTCatggaggtgagggagggggggggcttATTTCTTCTCCATTAGGGGTCCAAGCACCATGTGccgagtctggttcctctcaaggtttttTCCATCCAGGGAATTTTCCTTGCCATGGTGCTACTGCATATTTCTTAGAGCAAAGCATCTTCCTTGCTTGGGGCATTAAGTAAATGGACATCTGTCTCACCTAGATGTTTAAATGAACTCTGACCTTTGACCACGACATCGAGGAGGATGGCACCCTTCCTTTCAAGGTTTATGTCCTTGAGAGTTTTTCCTTTGCCACTGTGCTACTGCTTGCTCTTTTGGGCTCAAAGCCTGGTTACTGTAAAAGCATTTTGTGACAACAGTTTTTGTTAAAAGCACAACATCAAAATGTTTTCTAACCCTTTTATCACCCAAGTAGCACTCATGCCTCTGTCAGTTCACTGCATAAATACATGTTGATGGAATAATACGACTGACGCCTCTCTCCCAGGTTTTGACGCCCGGCTCGTTCAGACTGGACATCTGGGCGATGACGGACGACGAGAAGCTGGAGGTGGTGCCTCAGATCCACGTGGAGGGTAACGCCCTGTACAAGAAGGGTGACGTGAAGGAGGCGGCTGAGAAGTACCACAACGCCATCGCCTGTCTGAAGAACCTGCAGATGAAGGTAAACCTTTCTGACTTCAAACCTGGTCCCCATGCTATTTGGGGGTATTTTTATTTAATAGGGTAACATTTAGAGCACTTCAGACAAATGCTTTTCATTTAGTTGAGATAACTATCCATTCTCATTTGACATGACAAGCAGATCTATGCATTCCCTGTCTATAGAACGTCTTAACCCCACTAAATAAGTGGCTAGTCTTCTAACTCCTCCCAATCCTTGGCCCCTCCTCCAATCAGGAGCGTCCAGGAGATGAGGGGTGGATCAAGCTGGACCTCATGATCACGCCCCTGATGCTGAACTACTGCCAGTGTCAGCTGATCCAGGGTCAGTACTACGAGGTGCTGGACCACtgctcctccatcctctccaaaTACGAGGGTGAGTCACAAACGTATGAATACATTCAAGGTGTAGCCCTGCCCTAGGATCAAGTGAATATGCTGAATTCACATAACAATAAGCTATGCTCTGAAAGCGAATGTGTAATTTGTTGCCGCACTGTCATTACTTACGGCGATCcctttaaaaataaacatttgttactTTTGCTGTTTTATCGGTCTACAGCAGGCTTGTTGCTAGTGAATGACaagtgtcgtggaaatttcctctatttaccaaatcatgagcgcaaaccacaacacaagtcagagttagttatcaaagtccatctttaattatatgagctctatcacaaccctgtgactctcagatcaattcagtgtctatcaatgaattctctgagagccccctctacattgcaactgagatcctttaatagcaaagaacacatatagtcagacagcatagacataataaatcgttcagctttgtctccttactcaaacccagaaccataaaccaatcctccatatcaacaggcatatatcaaattgtcatttagatacaaccaattctaaatacaaccaatcctggacaagctcacggggagcatagaatgattccagacactgccatcctcctctccccgatgggaaaagtagggagtaactggcacacagacacagtggagcaaaagatatgtttacacatgatgacaccttgacctctcccctctctgcggaccatgcaacttagtcttgacatagaacagataactgccaatggccaccactatagtacaacaaaatacattcttatgagaaataactcataagcatatcatgaaaataaaacatcttatctatgttacccaccaattctgattattccccaacacaaGTCCTTTTGATCTGTTATTGCTTACTACCAGCTGCTCAACTTAAATGTGTGTAAACTTAACATATGAACACACCAGTCTCTTTCGCATTGACACACTCTTGCCTCCCACCCCCACAGACAACGTGAAGGCCTACTTCAAGCGGGCCAAGGCCCACGCGGCTGTGTGGAACGAGACGGAGGCGCGGGCCGACTTTGCCAAGGTGGTGGAGCTGGACCCGTCGCTGGGGCCATCGGTGGCTAAGGAGCTGAGGGCCATGGAGGAGAGGATCCGCtccaaggagaaggaggagaagggccGCTACAAGAGTCTGTTCAGCTACGACAGCAACGCCCCGGCCACCGCTACCACGGTGAGTAGCCGAGTACCTTCTAGAAGTTTCTCTTAGAATCTAGGCCCATATTAAAACAGCAtcttagagtaggagtgcttACGTAGGATCAGCCCCCCACACCCCGCGTCCATATAATCTAAAAGGCCAAACTAATCTATATCAGCAGTCATACATGAACGCTATTTGAGTGTTTTTCccagatctagaatcagattaCCCGGTGTGAGGAAAATATCTACCCTTTCTTTTACTAGTGAAATTAACAATCCATCCATCTTTACACTAATTGATGTATTTTTAAATTGGCACTATTTCATCCCTTATTAGTGTtgaatgactaattatgtaatgTTGTACTTTTTGAATGTCTAAAACTGTGTTATGCACTCTTTTAGGGTTGAATTAAGAAGATGTTTATTTTTGTtataaaagaagagaggaggaacatTTGTGGACACATTGCTGACACGTTTAGTTTTATCCACACATCAAAGCCATATTCAGTTTCCCCATGAAACATCACTTTCGGGATGCCCTCACAAAACCCACACGCCACTCGCATGGCACATATTCTCCATCTAGATTCACTTCATCATTTGTAGAATGACATTACACACCCACACAAATGTATCCTCCACACCAACAGACTTTCAATGTTCAGTTTCCCCCCTACTGCAAACAGCCATTTTACATCACAAACGCTGCGAAAGCACAGGAATACGCAGGAGATCCTCCACTTCTGGCAGTATGACTGGGACATCAACTTCGGAGACAATCATAAGATGTATGATATGTATGGACACTAGAGCAGTCTCCACCATATCCCTCTTGTTCACCCCTTTCTCATTTACCCCTATTAATGTTCTATATATGACTATCCAAGTTATTTACTCTTATCTTCACTTGTATctattattgttatgttattattACTGTATTACATTTCATTTGCTAATCTGTGTCTTTGGAGTCCTGTATATTTTAAGCTAGGACATTTTGTAATGGACTGTATTGCCCTCAACTCAACCATCACCCCAACGCCACTTGCCTTTTGGTCAGTCGAACAGAGCTAATGATTTGCCAAGTCATTGGCATCAGTGAGTGTAGTTGGGATAGTGGCCATCATTTTGGCCCCTAGCTCATTCCTGTGTTCAACGAACTGAAACGACTGGATAGGGGAAGGCAATATAGATAGGGGAAGGCAATATAGATAGGGGAAGGCGGAGGCTTGATTTTAGACTACTCCTTCCAGGCCTCCAATAGTCACTGAAGGGTTAGAGATGGTAATGAAACCGGGGCGATGTCTCACTGGCAAGCATCAACTAGAAGGTCGAGAGCCTCTTCTGTAGGGCCCATTTTCATAGGCTTGCACATCAAACGAATGACACAGCTCGTCATACCAGCATTTAACTCATTTGTCCCTTGTATTTGTGAAAATTGCATCTAAGGGTCACCATGACTTGACTCAAGTGTCAGTTGTATGAAATGGGTGTTCTTACCTAGCCTGGTTGAAGCAGAGTAAATGCTACACTCAACATTATATTCATTGGTGAGCAGTGTTCAATCTGATTTAACCAGGCTACTTATCATGCCTTCTATAAAATGTCTACGCCGGGACAGCCAGGAGTGCTTTTTGCAGCCGTCTTTTGCTGTTTTGTTATGACTGAGAAGCCAAATAAAGAGGTGCAACTCTTACTAGTGTGTTTGTAGTGGTACCCACCCGTGACCCCATGCTTGCGTGTGAGCACGCTCACCCCCTTCATCatgatctccacacacacacacacacttttaaaaTGTTCACCTTTTGTTACTTTAtagcctggaattaaaatgttttttttttatccactGATCTTCACATCCTACCCCACAACTTCCAAGTGAAAAATGTTTCATTTTTGAATCAAAAGAAATTGTGAACTGATAGCTTGGTTGGACAAGTTTCCACCTCCCTTGTACTCGCGATCCTAAATCACCTTCAAAATCACACACCAAATTAATTGGcctccacctgtgttaaattgtTTCAGGATCAATTTTGCCGTTCCTGTAGGCTCCCTCTGATGGGTGGTGAATTGCAAAGCAAACACCCAACCGTGAGCTTTCAAATGAACTCTGGGACAGAACAGAGGATGGGTATAAAAAGATTTCAAAGGCCTTGAATATCCCTTGGAGCACGGTCAAGGCGATTATTAATAAGTGAAAGGTGTATGGCACCACCAAGACCCTGCCTAGATCAGGCTGCCCTCCAATCAGgatggcagcgtagcctagtggttagagcgttggactagtaaccgaaaggttgcaagattgaatccccgagctgacaaggtacaaatctgttgctctgcccctgaacaaggcaattaacccactaggccgttcctaggccgtcattgaaaataagaatttgttcttaactgacttgcctagttaaataaaggttaaaaaaaaagagaCTGATCAGCGAGGCTACCTAGAGTCTGATGGAAACTTTGAAAGAGCAACAGGCTTTTATGGCCAAGACTGGTCAGTGTGCATGTGACAATATCCCAAGCACCCCACAAACATGTCATGTATCGTAGGGTGGCAAGAAGGAAGCCATTACTCAAAGAAGCCCACCTTGAATCAGGTTTGAAGTATGCCAAAAAAACACTTGGGAGATTGTAGCTATGGCAAAGGTTTTTGTGGTCTGACTAAAATGTATCTTTAGGCCtaaatgcagtgttacatttgtCGCAGACCAAACacatgtggtggcagcatcatgttatgccAGGGACTTATCGGGATAGAACAGAAAATAAAAGCACAGAAAagtccttgaggaaaacctgctgCCCTCTGCCAGAAAACTACAACTGGGACCAAAGAATAAAAAGGTCaagtccttaagtggcccagtcagagcccagacCTAAATCCAATCAAAAATTTGTGGCATGACTAAGAGTTCTGTCCAACGCTCCCCAGagaacttgacagagcttgtaCAGTTTTATAAAGAATGGTCAGACATTGTCAAATTTAGGTGTGCAAAGTTGGTAGAGACCTATCCCAactgactcacagctgtaattgcttccACCAAGTTAACTCAGGGGTGGCGACTTATCCAATTATATTTTTCGAAACACAAAATTCTTCCTTAAAAATGTGTGGAATATGTGGGGAAAATCCTTATTTTAAATGCATGAAACTGAGGCACtgtcaacaaaatgtgaaaagttCAAGGGCGTGTAGACTTTCTACAGGCACTACATCACAggtggctgctgaggggaggacgggtcataataatggctggaacagagcaaacATCAGACATGTTAATCATGTGTTTACCATCCCACACATTGCactccaattaaggtgccaccaacctcctggtGCACTGCATACAAATGAAACACTTTTTAATTGGAAAACTTTATTTTATTCAATTTTTGAAGTACAGAACTGCAAAAATTGGGTTTACAAAATTGCCATACTAACAAAACTGATTTCATGTGTGTAGTGAGGTAATAGTTCATTGGGAGGAGGATGGAGCAGAAATGACAGTAGAAAATGTaaccatttcacggtaaggtctacacttgttgtattcagcgcatgtgacaaagtttgatttgatgtgtgtactgtgtagggtGGTAGCATGTGGAACAGAGCACTGGGTATTTCAAGATGCTGTCAAGCCTTGTTCACATCAAATccattttttttgcatatccgattcaaaacgtatttttcctgcagtctgaacagaCAAATAGCACATGGAATAGGATATTTTAAGCCACCTTCGTAGGTGGTTTGAAGTCCgatacaaatctgattcctggccatgaGACTTGTCTGAATGGTCAAATCCGATTGATTTGCcgtcaagtgtttttaaaaacttatttggcatatcttgttgcttgctagctacacttgacagtttgacaagaatGTGCCAACTAACTAGCTTATTAATCGTTTACAAATAAATGAGTGAATGTGCTAGAAAGATAAACAGCTACCTAGTTAGTTGACTGCTGTGTCTAGCCAAACacttgttttgaaagttggaGTATCTTATCCTGAGGCTTTTAAAGtgttcttaaactatgattttaaacattcaaagcaactgggaaatGTCCATTGCAGGCATTGTCACGTTTGCTTTCTACATGacttctgagtgataggaagcacAAGCACGAACACCAATGCGCACCCCACCCTCctcgttactatgacaactagcataGCCATGTCAGTAAATGACTGCTATCTGAACACACACATCTGATTTGAGCACTTAACttgcagtgtgaacaaggcttaagTGTTGCTTACTGTAAAACAATGTGTAATTGAACCTTTGGTAGTTGTGTCAGTTGTGTCAGTATAGCAGCTAAGAGAAAGATTCAGAGTATCAAACTCATCAGATAAACATTTCATTATGGCATAGTTTTCCATAATCTATCAGAAATATTTTACATCACCATCACCCCCACTGAACTGGATAACCAGGATCAGACAATATTTACCAGGCCCTCATGGTGCCTATGAAACCGATGTAAGTTACAGAATGTTCTGAGAGCAAACTGTCCCTACAACTGCAAAATGTGTTACACACTCTGAAGAGGGAATGGAACAAGGGAAGGTTACAAGTTCAGTCAGGATAACAAAGATGTGACACATAGATGAGGCCTGTACAGAGACGAGGGACGGGGGGGATTCTGCAAAGGGTTATGTGCGAGCGCTCCTCTCCGTCTCTGCCAGACACTCCCTGACCAGCGCCCTCGCGTGAATGATACCTAGAAGACAGATCAACAACATCACAAGTTGGGATGTATAACTTTTACTTCATGTGTGGAGATTTCCACATTTAACCTGAATGTGAATTGAAATGCAGGTATTTCCAGGTAAACACATATGGACTAAGTAttggtattaactgtcacctcattgaagttgaaatgtgttaaggttagggtttagggttgggaCGTCCCAAGGAGCCCAGATAACCATGTGAGTAGAGAACAAAATGGCCGTCGGGTGAGAAGCATAGGTGAAATGTTTGTTTCATTGAAAAGTATTTACTTCAGTAATTATTCATAAGATAAAAATTTTCCTTGGGATTACAAGCCTTGGTCAGTCCAGAAATCCCCATTCCATCTCAAATACTATGACTACCTTTCATCACCAAGTAGTGGTTAATTCATTATTTTTGACGTGTCCTGCATTtgggcaattccacggtaacgGAATTATGCCGAGATTCCGatatttcactttaaaatgtatgccaaacaaaaaacacTGATTTCAAAATTTAACAAACCTTACAAAACGATGGTTTTTGTTTGGTATCCATGTTAAAGTGAATCCTAGTCACAGCGTAATTCCATTACCATGTAATTTCCCATTTTGATTTTGTGCATAACATTTACGTTTCATGAATTGAACATCATTTAGGCATCTTTGGATTTAAAAGGACAATGTCAGATTGGACTGGCTATTTTGCTAATTGAACTTGGTGGATTTAAACTGATGATTGATTGACTGGATGACTGAGCTTGTTGGTTTTATTGAATGCAGGAAGCCTTGGAACATACTATTTGGCTTATTTCAATGATTTAGGTGTGCTGCTGCTGCCATGCAATGTTGCTGATTGCTTTCACCCACTGCCTTATGTTAATTTCTTATGGCTGTGTTTATGCCAATAATATTAATGTGCTTACTGTCTGCTTGCTGGGTATGTGCACTGTGGTTAGGGAAAAGGAAAGTAACCTCTATGGAGTACTAATAAACACCCTATGTCAATACAACCACAACCTTTGCTCCAAGCATTGGGAGGATATTTGTGGCCTAGGTGTTTAGCGGGGCAGGCTGCAGTACCTCTCTTTAGCCTCTCCATGGCACTCTTGCTCCCGGCGTAGGTGGGGCGGATCTCGCGACTCATCTCCTCGATGACTGACAGCAGCTCGCTGTAGGTAGAGCCCTGAGacactttcactggctgtgtgagagagcgagagagagaaagggggggggggtgggataTGAGACAAAGGTCATATGCTGGTAGAGAGCGAAAACAACTAGAACTCCGAATTGACCCTGAGCAAGATAAAATCCTTTTATACCGAGTAGAGATACGGGGATAATTACCATGACGAATTGACAGAAATGCAAATAAACACACAATTAAATTGACCAGTAATGACCATCTGCTTTGTGTTTGTTGTTAGTGATACCTGGACCCTATTGATATAATACCCTGAATAACATCACATGATATTTAACATGACTTTCTAAAATAGCATAGGCACTAGTTAAAGCAGTTGGAGATGAGGATCAGGCTGTTCAGTCCTACCTGAACGAAGCCCATCGACGGCGGGCCGAAATCACTGAACGCCGGTCTGAaattggaggaggaggggagtgaggggGAAGGCACACTGGAGCCTaggcagaggaaagagagaattcAGACGCACTGAAGCGCCCTATGACTGGTTAACATCTTTAAAATGGGAGGCAGGGGCAGAAAGGCTGCGTGGCATCGTGGTGCATTCATTCTCAGGTGAGAGGGCTTGTTACATATTGGTTggtagtaaactcagcaaaaaaagaaacgtccactcactgtcaactgcatttattttcagcaaacttaacatgtaaatatttgtatgaaaataacaagagatccgggctcttcactagCCATGACAGTCTTGCAGGACATCACGCACAGAGCGAGCAGTAtcgctggtggcattgtcatgctggagggtcatgtcaggatgagcctgccagaagggtaccacatgagggaggaagatgtcttccctgtaacacacagagattgcctgcaatgacaacaagctcagtccgatgatgctgagacacaccgtcccagaccacctcgatcccgctccagagaacaggcctcggtgtaaagctcattccttcgacgataaacgtgaatccgaccagttagacaaaactgcgactcgtcagtgacagcgacggtgggtttgtgcccataggcaacgttgttgccggtgatgtctggtgaggacctgctttaCAACTGAACTACAAGCCCTCATTCcggcctctcagcctattgtagACAGTCTGAGAactgatggaggaattgtgcgttcctggtgtaactcgggcagttgttgttgccatcctgtacctgtcccacaggtgtcatgttcgaatgtaccgatcctatgcaggtgttgttacacgtggtccgtCACTGTGAGGaccatcagctgtccgtcctgtcacCCTGTAGTGCtatcttaggtgtctcacagtacagacattgcactggccacatctgcagtcctcatgtctccttgcatcatgcctaaggcacgttcacgcagatgagcagggaccctgggcatctttcttttggtgtttttcagagtcagtagaaaggcctctagtgtccaaagttttcataactgtgaccttaattgccttccGTCTGGAATCTGTTGgtgtcttaatgaccattccacaggtgcatgttcattaattgtttatggttcattaaacaagcatgggaaacagtgtttaaaccatttacaatgaagatctgtgaaggtaTGTTTTTTTAACGAATTATCTtttaaagacagggtcctgaaaaggggacatttCATATGAGTTCATATGACACTCAGGTTTGCCGTTGATGTGCAGTGTGTTCCCTGGGCAGGTGCAGGTATAGGACCACTCGTCTTATCTATTGAATGGAATCCACTGCACTGTGGTAGGGTAGAGAGTTCAATAAGGTGGGTGGAGACCAAACCAAAGATGGTAGTGTAGAGGGTGCATCTAtagaaatatttttttatttcaccattatttaaccaggtaggctagttgagaacaagttctcatttgcaactgcgacctggccaagataaagcatagcagtgtgaacagacaacacagagttacacatggagtaaacaattaacaagtcaataacacagtagaaaaaaagagagtctatatacattgtgtgcaaaaggcatgaggaggtaggcgaataattacaattttgcagattaacactggagtgataaatgatcagatggtcatgtacaggtagagatattggtgtgcaaaagagcagaaaagtaaataaataaatacagtatagggatgaggtaggtaaaattgggtgggctatttaccgatagactatatacagctgcagcgatcggttagctgctcagatagcagatgtttgaagttggtgagggagataagtctccaacttcagcgatttttgcaattctttccagtcacaggcagcagagaactggaacgaaaggtggccaaatgaggtgttggctttagggatgatcagtgagatacacctgctggagcgcgtgctacgggtgggtgttgccatcgtgaccagtgaactgagataaggcggagctttacctagcatggacttgtagatgacctggagccagtgggtctggcgacgaatatgtagcaagggccagccgactagagcatacaggtcgcagtggtgggtggtataaggtgctttagtgacaaaacggatggcactgtgataaactgcatccagtttgctgagtagagtgttggaagctattttgtagatgacatcgccgaagtcgaggatcagtaggatagtcggttttactagggtaagtttggcggcgtgagtgaaggaggctttgttgcggaatagaaagccgactctaatATGAATTATAGTGGATACAAAATAACAGATTGACAGTCGGTAGAAACCTGGCGGGGTGTGGTTGGAGCCGGACGGGGCAGGGGTGATGGGCTTGTAGCTCATCGTGATGTCACTGCGGAACTCCCCGTACGACGACGCGCCGCTTCCGTCTGTCCCGTCGACCCGGTGCTGATACAGCTTTACTGGTGGGCTGGGCCCCTGGGAGCTACGAAGAGAAAGTCGTGGTCTTATGTTCATGTATGACATTCATTAACTATACTGTCAGTCTAGCCTGGTCCAGAATAAACTGTGTGCTATGCAAGTATTGTTGAATGTTCTGTATGGCATGACAATGATTGAGGAATGGTGTTTAATTCATACAGATTTGGACCAGGCTGTCATGACGTTGTCAGTGGATTATTGACGTTTGCAAACAGACCCAGACCTTAGGTTACCTAGCTAGCGAGTAATCCAACAATCCCCAAACTGGGTTCAAACATTTGACACAACAGTGCCTGTTTCCTCTCGCTACATCAGCTTAGCGGGCAACTTCACAGCA
This genomic interval carries:
- the LOC109901094 gene encoding cyclin-dependent kinase 2-associated protein 2-like isoform X2; protein product: MERKFIRSQGPSPPVKLYQHRVDGTDGSGASSYGEFRSDITMSYKPITPAPSGSNHTPPGSSVPSPSLPSSSNFRPAFSDFGPPSMGFVQPVKVSQGSTYSELLSVIEEMSREIRPTYAGSKSAMERLKRGIIHARALVRECLAETERSART
- the LOC109901093 gene encoding AH receptor-interacting protein isoform X2, with protein sequence MEELATKLLAEGIQKKVISPGKGDLSTFPDGTKVIFHYRSSLCDGTVLDDSRTMGGRSKPMELILGKKFKLAVWERVIATMREGEVADFTCDVKHTALYPLVSQSLRNISAGKDPLEGQRHCCGIAQIHSHHSLGHCDLDKLQANPQPLVFTLELMEVLTPGSFRLDIWAMTDDEKLEVVPQIHVEGNALYKKGDVKEAAEKYHNAIACLKNLQMKERPGDEGWIKLDLMITPLMLNYCQCQLIQGQYYEVLDHCSSILSKYEGEQREGLLQAGQGPRGCVERDGGAGRLCQGGGAGPVAGAIGG
- the LOC109901094 gene encoding cyclin-dependent kinase 2-associated protein 2-like isoform X1 codes for the protein MHQQPRPFQQEKGSCFFDLAENLPLESSQGPSPPVKLYQHRVDGTDGSGASSYGEFRSDITMSYKPITPAPSGSNHTPPGSSVPSPSLPSSSNFRPAFSDFGPPSMGFVQPVKVSQGSTYSELLSVIEEMSREIRPTYAGSKSAMERLKRGIIHARALVRECLAETERSART
- the LOC109901093 gene encoding AH receptor-interacting protein isoform X1; the encoded protein is MEELATKLLAEGIQKKVISPGKGDLSTFPDGTKVIFHYRSSLCDGTVLDDSRTMGGRSKPMELILGKKFKLAVWERVIATMREGEVADFTCDVKHTALYPLVSQSLRNISAGKDPLEGQRHCCGIAQIHSHHSLGHCDLDKLQANPQPLVFTLELMEVLTPGSFRLDIWAMTDDEKLEVVPQIHVEGNALYKKGDVKEAAEKYHNAIACLKNLQMKERPGDEGWIKLDLMITPLMLNYCQCQLIQGQYYEVLDHCSSILSKYEDNVKAYFKRAKAHAAVWNETEARADFAKVVELDPSLGPSVAKELRAMEERIRSKEKEEKGRYKSLFSYDSNAPATATTG